A single window of Salminus brasiliensis chromosome 18, fSalBra1.hap2, whole genome shotgun sequence DNA harbors:
- the tmem151a gene encoding transmembrane protein 151A produces the protein MQGVTVSGEAPTLTGGGREEQRPLKQSLSGSLCRESHWKCLLLTLLMYGCFGTLGWCSLYRITVMASDDQGPAYYYGDQARLYHDSPCSNGYVYIPVAFLAMLYVVYLVECWHCYSKTANLAKVEINQVYDRIQRLQQATPCIWWKAISYHYVRRTRQVTRYRNGDAYTTTQVYHERVNTHTSSSEFDYSRHGVKDVSKELQGLLDHPVTRLRFTKCFSFASARAETAYLTQRARFFGDNEGLDDYMEAREGMHLKNVDFREHMLAFPDPARPPWYTRRWVYWLASSLLLSWPLRVVAEYRTAYVHYHVEKLFGENEDASDNDNSENYRSGFEHGTGGPTLRVISRVNTVDITELEWHIRCNQQIVPSYSEALLMDLDINTNTPLSVAVAARMRRNSSYFLQSCPRCRRSTSSSSLPSWVRGNMVMGASSFPVRPGGRLVLSRSGLSLGRLHSTRNRHTCLFHSRSLGGGLGGRGEEGGGGFLGLGFRSSDEERRGVLEGEGLEDEENCDVEDHGQGQGDDRENGEVRGEERDRPPAYQDALYFPVLIIHGEESCHGGQDIDTG, from the coding sequence CAACGTCCCCTCAAGCAGTCCTTAAGTGGCTCTTTGTGCCGGGAATCCCACTGGAAGTGCCTGCTGTTGACCTTGCTCATGTATGGCTGCTTTGGCACGCTGGGCTGGTGCTCCCTGTACCGTATCACAGTTATGGCGTCCGACGACCAAGGTCCTGCGTATTACTATGGTGACCAAGCCCGGCTCTATCATGACAGCCCCTGCTCCAATGGATATGTCTACATACCAGTGGCATTCCTGGCTATGCTCTATGTGGTCTATCTGGTGGAATGCTGGCACTGCTACTCCAAAACAGCCAACCTGGCAAAAGTGGAGATCAATCAGGTGTACGACCGGATCCAGCGGCTACAGCAGGCCACACCATGCATCTGGTGGAAGGCCATCAGCTATCACTATGTGCGGCGAACCAGGCAAGTGACTCGCTACCGCAACGGCGATGCCTACACCACCACACAGGTATACCATGAACGGGTCAACACACATACCTCCAGCTCCGAGTTTGACTACTCCCGACACGGCGTCAAGGACGTGTCCAAGGAGCTGCAAGGTTTGCTAGACCACCCTGTCACCCGGCTTCGCTTCACTAAGTGCTTCAGCTTTGCCAGCGCCCGTGCTGAGACTGCCTACCTAACACAGCGGGCACGCTTCTTTGGAGACAATGAGGGCCTGGACGACTACATGGAGGCTCGGGAGGGCATGCACCTCAAGAACGTAGACTTTCGAGAGCACATGCTAGCATTCCCAGATCCTGCACGGCCTCCCTGGTACACACGACGCTGGGTCTACTGGTTGGCATCTTCTCTGCTTCTGTCCTGGCCACTCAGAGTGGTGGCTGAATACCGCACGGCCTACGTCCACTACCATGTGGAAAAGCTGTTTGGTGAGAATGAAGATGCCAGTGACAATGATAACAGTGAAAACTATCGGTCAGGTTTTGAGCATGGCACTGGAGGTCCTACTCTTCGCGTTATATCCAGGGTGAACACGGTGGACATAACCGAACTGGAATGGCACATTCGTTGCAATCAACAGATAGTACCCAGCTACTCTGAGGCCTTGCTCATGGACCTGGACATTAACACTAACACGCCGCTGTCTGTTGCAGTGGCAGCCCGAATGAGACGAAACTCCAGCTACTTCCTCCAGAGCTGTCCTCGTTGCCGTAGGTCCACAAGCAGTTCCTCTTTGCCCTCCTGGGTTAGAGGAAACATGGTGATGGGGGCAAGCTCATTCCCAGTCAGGCCTGGAGGAAGGCTGGTTCTGAGCCGCAGTGGCCTCTCCCTGGGGCGCTTGCACTCCACCCGAAACCGCCACACCTGCCTGTTTCACTCAAGGAGCCTTGGAGGAGGACTAGGGGGCAGAGGCGAAGAGGGAGGCGGGGGCTTTCTGGGCTTGGGGTTCCGCAGTTCagatgaggagaggagaggtgtTCTAGAGGGGGAGGGACTGGAAGATGAAGAGAACTGCGATGTTGAGGACCACGGACAGGGACAGGGAGATGACAGAGAGAACGGAGAGGTcaggggagaagagagagacaggccaCCAGCCTATCAGGATGCTCTGTACTTTCCTGTGTTGATCATTCATGGAGAAGAGAGCTGCCACGGTGGCCAGGACATTGACACAGGATAA
- the tmem179bb gene encoding transmembrane protein 179B, translating into MVVMGLPWLLTLELVLHAGCFICGIIAAASLTFTQGHFAGQCILYGSVHYNSSGHALTLENTSSSSLCYFVSAISVCMAIYCISLILYWVYASCVEEEVKRGAVLLNVSVGVSGLILFFLLVSGCVLKIGRDTLCLSVLHNVPSISNCEEAQNRTWASPYTGNQFYTGLYSAERSVWVSFFFWVLIMAVVVVQRRKAAGEDAEWSRAETEPFFHRQPRTL; encoded by the exons ATGGTCGTGATGGGGCTGCCGTGGCTGCTAACGCTGGAGTTGGTGCTGCATGCTGGCTGCTTCATCTGTGGCATCATCGCTGCTGCCTCGCTCACCTTCACTCAG GGCCACTTTGCAGGACAGTGCATCCTCTATGGTAGCGTCCACTACAACTCATCTGGCCATGCCTTGACATTGGAAAACACCAGCTCTTCCTCGCTCTGCTATTTTGTCTCAGCCATCTCTGTGTGCATGGCTATTTACTGCATCTCCCTCATTCTCTACTGGGTCTACGCAAGCTGTGTGGAGGAAGAAGTGAAAAG GGGAGCTGTGCTGCTGAACGTGTCTGTGGGAGTTAGTGGGCTCATCTTGTTTTTCCTCTTGGTGTCAGGGTGTGTTCTCAAAATTGGGAGGGACACCCTTTGTCTCTCTGTTCTTCACAATGTTCCATCAATCAGCAA CTGTGAGGAAGCTCAGAATAGGACATGGGCCAGTCCCTACACGGGGAATCAGTTTTACACAGGACTGTACAGTGCTGAG AGGTCCGTGTGGGTGAGCTTCTTCTTCTGGGTGCTGATCatggcagtggtggtggtgcagaGACGGAAGGCTGCAGGCGAAGATGCTGAATGGAGTCGTGCAGAAACTGAACCGTTCTTCCATCGCCAGCCCCGCACCCTGTGA